Genomic window (Equus przewalskii isolate Varuska chromosome 12, EquPr2, whole genome shotgun sequence):
CTGCCTAGAACTTCCGCCCGGCTGGAGGCGCCGTGCTCCACAGCCCCGGGGCCATGTTGTAAGtatgccagcccctccccaccccgaccCTCTGCACCTCGCGGGCTGGGGGGGCAGGCTGGCCGGCCGCCTGCCCTCGGAGACCCTGCCCTCTTCCCCCAGTGAGTGGGGGGCGCAGCGTCTGGAGGTGGGCCACGTGCACAAGGTGGAGTGCGTGATCCCGTGGCTCAACGACGCCCTCGTCTTCTTCACCGTCTCCCTGCAGCTCTGCCAGCAGCTCAAGGATAAGGTGGGGACACTGGGGGCTTCAGGTGGGGCCCGGGTCCCGCGCCCAGACAGACTGGACCAGCCAGGCGGCAGGCTGCTCAGCCCCTTCATTCTGGGGGGGAGTCCAAGGGCCCCTGTCATGACTCCAACACCCCAAATCTGGAGGCCCCTTGTGCCCTCCGCGCACACACACCCGGCAGATAGATGCGCCACAGCGTCGCTGGGCAACAGTACCCTCTCCCTGGCACATCGCCCTTGGATGACCTTGAATCTCCCCTGGGTCACGGAGGGTACAGCAGGGGCCAGGCCCCCCAGCGCCACTCACCAtgtcccccacctcctgccctccccagatCTCCGTGTTCTCCAGCTACTGGAGCTACAGGTCCTGAGCAGAGCACCCCAGGACCCCCGTCCCCCTGGGAAATGGCCCCTGCCAGGGGTGCCCGTCCCCCaaccccccactcccccacccccctgtCGGAGCACTGGCTAGAGCCGGGCCCTGCGGGCTATTTATTTCCCTCTTCGCCCATCTTGCTCATCACGTGTGCACAGATGGGAATGACCAGTGGACATGCTAGAAGGAAGGAGCCGGCTTGCTTTTTGCTTGGGATGGGAGCGTCAGGAGGGCAGCCGGAGGTGGAATGTGAGGTGACCCACATTCCGGGCCCTAAAGCAGGAACCTTTAGACTCAGGGTGGGGCCAGGCCTTGGGCTCCTTCCTCCTCGCTCCACTGCCTGCCCAGCTGCCCCGGGAGGGATGGTGAGGGGTGTGGTGGCCCTAAGCTGTGagcgggaaggaaggaggaggaatgggCAGACAGAAGCCCCGGCCAGGAGCTGGGGCACTCTCACTGTGTTGCTCAGCCACCATGATGGGGCCTCCAAGAAATAAAGATCATCCGACTTTGCCTGGAACCCCTGTGTCTGTCTGAGTGGGGACCAGCCTGGGGGGCCCTGATGGTCAGGAGCCAGGCGGAGGACCAGTGTCTGAGCGCCTGGGCTCCCCACGCCACCTGTGAGGGGGTCCCGGCTGCCGAGGGCCCAGCGGGATGGTGACAGGGCCAGGCCAGAGATTCAGGCCCAGGTCTGAGCCCAGCTTCCCCTCTCCCTGGGCAGATGATGGGGGGCCTCCCGCAAGTTGCTTCGGGCCTCCTGGTGACAGTCTTGCCCGCCGAGGCTGGAGGGCCCCGGTGGGCACCTAGGTGAAGCGGTGCCGCGCTGTCCCCCTGCAGGACGCTCAGAACACACTGCAGACTCAGGCTCTGGGCAAACAAGCCATTGTTACTGTTGCCCCAGGGAACAcacaggcagaggggctgggggacTCGCTGCGTCAGGGTTCCAGGGCCAAGTTATCCACTCCCCTGCGGCCTTCCTGCaagagaggcacagaggggcCGGTGGCTTCACTCCATCGTGGTTCCCAGCCGCCCCCTCCACAGGAGGCCCAGCGCCCTCCCACCGCCCGGTCCCCCGCCGAGCTCACCTTCTTGGGGCTCACCTTCTGGGATCTGGGGGGGCCACGGCTGCAGCAggtgcagcagcagcagtggatgccagcaagcagcagcagcaggagcacgGCGCCTGGGGCGGGATGAGTGTCCAGATAAGACCCTGGGCCGCGCACAGGGCTGGGAAGCTGATGGGGGACCGGAGGCCAAGGCCACACTCACTGATGAAGACGAGGAGGATGATGAAGGCAGCGGTGTCCCACTTGGACTGGAACGGCTGGCGgctcctcagtttccccagcacttCCTGTGCTGTGGTCTCCAGGTCCTCCACCGACAAGCCCATCTCAGCTGGAGGGTCCTGGGTGCCACCTACCCGGGCCCCCCCAGAGGGCCCTCTCAGATCCTGGGCTCCTCCGGGGCTGGGCCACATCCAGGCCTCCCGCAGTGCAGCCCTGCCTCTGCGggctccccccaccacccctccgggccccagcccctgccccagcctctctttccttcctctccttgcccAGCCCTTCTGCTCCCCACCGTGACCCTGGcctgggcagccccctcccctccctttcacCCCAGCAGCCCTACTCCCAGACCTCCAGCTGCCTCGAGCTCCCCCAGCCAGGCAGGTCCTAGGTCCTGGGAGCGCAGACTACTTCCTGCTTCCGGATCCACACCACCTGAGGCCTTGGCAACCagctccacccctccccagggccagcctggggctgccagagctcagcctctggcctcctcccAACAGAAACAGGCACCATGGGACCCGGGGAGGAGGCCACCGGCCTGTTGGCCTCTTCGTTCCAgggatttttcactttttctcgaCAGACCAGACAAGCAGCCTGGGGACACATTGGGCCCTTGGCGTCTGTTGACTCCATGAatgaaggaaagacagagaaaaagagagaaaagagggagggaggaagggagaggaggagggagggaggtggagggagagaggtagaaaagcagaaaggaagggaggcgAGGGGAGGGAGAAGTTGTTTCCTTGCACCTCGCTTCCTCGGGCAGCTCGGGTGTGCTGGCATCATGGTAGCCGTCTCTTGGtccttattctctcttttctgttcctcgCAATAACCCTTACGAGACAGTGGTTGCCGTCTCTCAAATGAGCTCTTTCCCCAGAACTTGGGGCCTGGGGCGGCTGACCCTGCCAGCAAGGTCactgtcccttctcccttctttcagAGCGCAGACGTGTATCCAGGCACCCCAGGGGCCAGAGACTGTGCTCAGAGCCTGAGCTTGGCTGTAAAGCAGGTGGACGCCGTTTCTTGTTCTTGTGCTTATGGTCCAGTGAGGAAGAGCAGGTCAGCCAATGTTAGGCTGTGCCCCTATCACTATACATTATGTATACATGTATCGctctatgtatatacatacatattctgCCTGGCCATCCTAACGTGGGTATTActgctattcccattttacagatgtgagaACAGGCCGTGAGAAGTTCGGCGACTAGCTCAGGTCACACTTCTAATGTATTCATTTCCTGTTGTTGCTGAAACATACaccacagacttagtggcttaaaataacacagatttattatctttacggttctggaggtcagagtctGAAATGCATCGGCAGTGCCTTTGTTCCTTGTGAAGGCTCCTGGCTGAAggcattccttgccttttccagcttctagaggccactcacattccttggctcatgccccacccccatcccttccAGTTTTGCTTCCATGCTCACatcctctctgactctgaccctcctgccacCCACTTATACATTGGCTCACAGGATAACCTCCCCATCAAAATCCtcgatcacatctgcaaagtcccttttgccgtgtaaggtgacatattcacaggtcccagggactAGGATGAaaacatctttgggggccatgaTTCTGCCAACCACACCCAGCGAGCAGAGAAGCCAGAATGGGGACTCAGGCATTCAGGCCCCAGAGTTCTTGACCACCTTGTGATAGGGTCTCCTGTGCTGGGATCCCCATCTTACACCCCACATCCCCTCCATCCCATTCTGAGATCTCAGGTTCCTGGTTCAGAGAGAGAGTAGTTTTGAAATGACTGGAGTGTTCTCTTGCAAAAAGGAGGGGAGGcgagtgcagccactgtggaaaacagtctggcagtccTCTAAAAGTTACACATAGTGTCGTCATATGACCTAGCAactccattcctaggtatatacccaagagaattgaaaacagggactcaaaggCTTGtacccatgtttatagcagcactttcgcaatagccaaaaggtggaaacatcccagtgtccatcaactgaagaatggatagaCGCAATGTGGTCCctccagacaatggagtattattcaaccACAAAAAGGAGTGAAGCGCTGATATGTGCTTCAAAGCACGTGAACCTTGAAAATGATGCTCAGGGAAAGAGGcgagacacaaaaggccacatggtGCACGATTCCACTTCCATGAAACGTCCACAACAGGCGCATCCATAGACGCAGGAAGGAGATCGTGGTCTccgggggctgggggatggagcGAGTGCTTAGTGGTTAAGGGGTtcccttttggggtgatgaacgTGTCTAGGAACTAGAGAGAGGTGGCGGTTTTTTGCCATcgtgaatgtgctaaatgcccCTGACCTGTTCACTTTCAAATGGCtaatggttagttttatgttatGCGAATTTTACCTCCgttgaaaaaaaaagtgggaggagAGTCAACAA
Coding sequences:
- the SMIM22 gene encoding small integral membrane protein 22 isoform X1, giving the protein MGLSVEDLETTAQEVLGKLRSRQPFQSKWDTAAFIILLVFISAVLLLLLLAGIHCCCCTCCSRGPPRSQKVSPKKEGRRGVDNLALEP
- the SMIM22 gene encoding small integral membrane protein 22 isoform X2, which produces MGLSVEDLETTAQEVLGKLRSRQPFQSKWDTAAFIILLVFISAVLLLLLLAGIHCCCCTCCSRGPPRSQKEGRRGVDNLALEP